In Clostridia bacterium, the following proteins share a genomic window:
- the def gene encoding peptide deformylase translates to MAVYQILRVGSDVLRQKARPVPKITPHVERLLDNLADTMYAALGVGLAAPQIGVSKRVIVVDVGEGLIELVNPEIIRREGREVGPEGCLSIPGLEGEVPRSERVVVEGWDRKGATVRVEGTGLLARALQHEIDHLDGILFTDRALRVYRIDQGPSG, encoded by the coding sequence ATGGCGGTATATCAGATCCTGCGCGTGGGCAGCGACGTCCTGCGCCAGAAGGCTCGGCCGGTGCCCAAAATCACTCCCCACGTAGAGAGGCTGCTGGACAACCTGGCCGATACCATGTATGCGGCCCTGGGCGTGGGGCTGGCGGCACCGCAGATCGGCGTTTCCAAGCGGGTAATAGTGGTGGACGTGGGTGAGGGCCTTATAGAACTGGTCAATCCCGAGATAATACGGCGGGAGGGACGGGAGGTGGGTCCCGAAGGGTGCCTCAGCATACCCGGCCTGGAGGGGGAAGTACCGCGATCGGAACGAGTGGTGGTAGAAGGCTGGGATCGCAAAGGGGCCACCGTGCGGGTAGAGGGAACGGGGCTTTTGGCCCGGGCCCTTCAGCACGAGATCGACCACCTGGACGGGATACTCTTCACCGACCGCGCGCTGCGGGTATACCGGATAGACCAGGGCCCGTCAGGCTAG
- the priA gene encoding primosomal protein N': protein MREGIPGEGTVTEELYAAVILTVGGRPAAEPYFYRVPPALRARVQVGSRVEVPLRSRKVRGWVVELTPECPVAETRELDRVIGELPAFDSELLELAKWVSETYLCPLGVALKALGPVWLLQPPRAGEAVVSLAVSPEEAAAACEQLLRRAPRQAQVLAELLAEPERAFLPLQRLAAGRPAVRGLERRGLVRVGPRPAEQAAPPIGPSPFRLTPAQQKALAEVGAAVQSGQFRAFLLHGVTGSGKTEVYLQAIALAVAAGRQALFLVPEIALTPQTVGYLRERFGPRVAILHSQLSVEERRRAWQRLARGEAGIVVGARSAVFAPVPRLGLIVVDEEHETSYKQEVPPRYHAREVAWKRARQASAVLLLGSATPSLETYYWARRGLIRLLVLDERVDQRELPGAVIIDMREELRQGNPGIFSRYLHRRLEEVLGRGEQAILFLNRRGYHPVLICRQCGQPLRCRACDIPLTYHLSDRHLRCHYCGFSLAEVPSCPACGSRDWMGLGAGTQRVEEELRKHWPRARVLRLDADAARQRGVHQQVYEAFSRGEADILLGTQMVAKGFNFPRVTLVGVINADTTLNLPDFRARERTFQLLTQVAGRAGRGDRSGEVVIQTYSPEDYSVRAASRHDYPAFYEQELRQRRRLRYPPFSHLLLIMASAPKEEEARAAAEEIYARLGSCAPEGVSVLGPAPAPISRLQGRYRYQIIIKGSPPARLRETARAGLDGYKPGRGVKIAVDVNPLLLI, encoded by the coding sequence GTGAGGGAGGGTATACCAGGGGAGGGAACGGTAACGGAAGAACTGTACGCCGCGGTTATCCTGACCGTGGGCGGTAGACCCGCCGCCGAGCCGTACTTCTACCGGGTGCCCCCGGCCCTCCGGGCGAGGGTACAGGTGGGCTCCCGGGTGGAAGTGCCCCTTCGCTCCAGAAAGGTCAGGGGCTGGGTGGTGGAGCTCACGCCGGAGTGCCCGGTGGCGGAAACCCGGGAGCTGGACCGGGTCATAGGGGAATTGCCCGCCTTCGATTCCGAACTCCTGGAACTGGCGAAATGGGTGTCCGAGACCTATCTCTGCCCTCTGGGAGTGGCCTTGAAGGCCCTGGGCCCGGTGTGGCTGCTGCAGCCGCCCCGCGCCGGCGAGGCGGTGGTGAGCCTGGCCGTTTCCCCGGAAGAGGCTGCGGCCGCCTGCGAGCAACTCCTCCGGAGGGCGCCCCGGCAGGCGCAGGTGCTGGCGGAGTTGCTGGCCGAGCCGGAGCGTGCCTTCCTGCCCCTGCAGCGGCTGGCGGCAGGGCGCCCGGCGGTGCGGGGCCTGGAAAGGCGCGGCCTGGTAAGGGTGGGTCCGCGGCCGGCGGAGCAGGCCGCTCCCCCGATCGGGCCGTCTCCCTTCAGGCTCACCCCGGCGCAGCAGAAGGCCCTGGCCGAGGTGGGGGCCGCAGTGCAGTCCGGGCAGTTTCGCGCCTTTCTTCTGCACGGGGTTACCGGCAGCGGCAAGACGGAGGTGTACCTGCAGGCCATTGCCCTTGCCGTGGCCGCAGGGAGGCAGGCCCTGTTCCTGGTGCCGGAGATCGCCCTCACCCCCCAGACCGTAGGCTATCTCCGCGAGCGCTTCGGCCCCCGGGTAGCCATACTCCACAGCCAGCTCTCCGTGGAGGAGCGGCGGCGGGCCTGGCAGAGGCTGGCCCGGGGCGAGGCGGGCATAGTGGTGGGCGCGCGTTCGGCGGTATTCGCCCCCGTCCCGCGCCTGGGTTTGATAGTGGTGGACGAGGAGCACGAAACCAGTTACAAGCAGGAAGTGCCGCCCCGGTATCACGCCCGGGAGGTAGCCTGGAAGCGGGCCCGTCAGGCCTCGGCGGTGCTTCTCCTGGGAAGCGCCACCCCTTCCCTGGAAACCTATTACTGGGCCCGGCGCGGGCTCATCCGGCTGCTGGTGCTGGACGAAAGGGTGGACCAACGCGAGCTGCCCGGAGCCGTGATCATAGACATGCGCGAGGAACTGCGGCAGGGCAACCCGGGCATCTTCAGCCGCTACCTGCACCGGCGGCTGGAGGAAGTGCTCGGCCGGGGCGAACAGGCAATACTGTTTCTCAACCGGCGCGGATACCACCCGGTCCTGATCTGCAGGCAGTGCGGGCAGCCCCTGAGGTGCCGCGCCTGCGACATTCCCCTTACCTACCACCTGAGCGACCGGCACCTCCGCTGCCATTACTGCGGTTTCTCCCTGGCGGAGGTCCCTTCCTGCCCGGCCTGCGGGAGCCGGGATTGGATGGGATTGGGTGCCGGGACGCAGAGGGTAGAAGAGGAACTGCGAAAGCATTGGCCCCGGGCCCGGGTGCTCCGCCTGGACGCGGACGCCGCACGCCAGCGGGGAGTGCACCAGCAGGTCTACGAAGCCTTCAGCCGCGGTGAGGCGGACATCCTGCTGGGCACCCAGATGGTGGCCAAGGGTTTCAACTTCCCCCGGGTCACCCTGGTAGGCGTAATCAATGCCGACACCACCCTGAATCTGCCCGACTTCCGCGCCCGGGAGCGCACTTTTCAGCTGCTGACCCAGGTGGCGGGCCGGGCAGGAAGGGGGGATAGATCGGGGGAGGTGGTGATACAGACCTACTCACCGGAGGACTACAGCGTCCGGGCGGCTTCCCGGCACGACTACCCGGCCTTCTACGAACAGGAGCTGCGGCAGCGACGCCGTCTTCGCTATCCTCCTTTCAGCCACCTGCTGCTGATCATGGCCAGCGCACCCAAAGAGGAGGAAGCGCGCGCGGCCGCCGAGGAGATCTATGCCCGGCTCGGCTCCTGCGCTCCGGAAGGGGTGAGTGTACTCGGACCCGCGCCCGCGCCGATCTCCCGCTTGCAGGGAAGGTACCGTTATCAGATTATAATAAAGGGGAGCCCGCCGGCGCGGCTGCGAGAGACGGCCCGGGCCGGTCTGGACGGGTATAAACCCGGCCGCGGGGTCAAAATTGCGGTAGACGTAAATCCGTTACTGCTCATCTGA
- a CDS encoding S-layer homology domain-containing protein — MSSSSKYAVALVALLILLLGCLVPQAAHAQASLSIAPASAEVKQDETVQLRAFVVGEGLNGPEVTEAAEWSVGDASVASVVYGLVTGLSPGRTVVRATYGGLTGSAEVTVTADSGGQNENEPTTCRVGVAVVGRDGKLLFGPGYVWLSEADRWGLTPLGALDATGLDYDYLEYTGWGAFVTQIAGQANESYSGWCYAVNGSSPVVAADQYQLSSGDRVVWYYNIDFTTPVPDWNKLVGSGSTSTGTSASPAAVSEAVEQVLAGLKGGTTFPGEALSRLQAIMADLKTNEPGAELKAKLAETVQLLAQALASPPAAAFSAQTEANTLTLYLDAEAFSTYLATLSAAAEAGEKLRALGVAEAEVLSLTELTLSVPAGADQVGRISVFMPLPVAREIGGAGLALVLSCPDATVAIPAGALEDVVKSAVEGEGVEISLEEKDASSLALFAGARPLLPRSFYLSLGTITPAGERHRPGAFAEPLAITLLLPEEVGLASLDPARLAGYCRNERGGWAFLGGKLDPDARTFRCAVPQPGLVLLAEYRLPFRDLGQHQARAEVEELARRLVVRGASAERFAPEAAITRAQFVALLTRAFSLPEETAPAPVFADLPQGHWARAAAEAAYRAGLVQGDGRGGFAPERTLTREEMAVMLARVIGRYGPAGAEAPATDEVLAGYTDAGMVSAWAKEAVALAVGSGLLKGRSAAELAPQGQSTRAEAAKAVYDLLRALGRI, encoded by the coding sequence ATGAGCAGTTCGTCGAAATATGCGGTGGCCCTGGTAGCCTTGTTAATACTATTGCTCGGGTGCTTGGTGCCGCAGGCCGCGCACGCGCAGGCGTCGCTTTCCATTGCTCCTGCTTCAGCGGAAGTGAAACAGGATGAAACAGTTCAACTGAGAGCCTTTGTAGTCGGTGAGGGTTTGAACGGCCCAGAAGTCACCGAAGCCGCCGAGTGGTCGGTCGGTGACGCCAGCGTGGCCAGCGTGGTCTACGGCCTGGTCACCGGCCTCAGCCCCGGCCGCACGGTGGTTCGCGCCACCTATGGGGGGCTTACCGGCTCGGCAGAGGTGACGGTGACTGCCGATAGCGGTGGCCAAAACGAGAATGAGCCCACTACCTGCCGGGTAGGGGTAGCGGTGGTGGGCCGGGACGGAAAATTGCTCTTCGGCCCCGGGTACGTCTGGCTCTCAGAGGCCGACCGATGGGGCCTCACTCCCCTCGGTGCCCTAGACGCTACCGGCCTCGACTATGATTACCTGGAGTACACGGGCTGGGGCGCCTTCGTAACCCAGATAGCCGGCCAGGCCAACGAGAGCTACAGCGGCTGGTGCTACGCCGTTAACGGCTCCTCGCCCGTGGTGGCCGCCGACCAGTATCAACTGAGCAGCGGTGACCGGGTTGTATGGTACTACAATATAGACTTCACCACGCCGGTGCCCGATTGGAACAAACTGGTGGGATCGGGCTCCACCTCTACCGGCACCTCGGCGTCGCCAGCCGCGGTCTCGGAAGCCGTGGAGCAGGTCCTGGCCGGTCTTAAGGGCGGTACCACCTTTCCAGGCGAGGCCCTATCCCGCCTGCAGGCAATCATGGCAGATCTGAAGACCAACGAGCCAGGTGCCGAGCTCAAGGCCAAACTGGCAGAAACCGTTCAGCTGCTCGCCCAGGCTCTGGCGTCGCCGCCGGCTGCGGCCTTTTCCGCCCAAACCGAAGCTAACACTCTAACGCTGTACCTGGACGCCGAGGCCTTTAGCACCTACCTGGCTACCCTCTCGGCTGCGGCGGAAGCAGGAGAAAAACTCCGGGCACTGGGAGTGGCGGAGGCGGAAGTCCTTAGCCTGACCGAACTCACCCTCAGCGTCCCGGCGGGTGCGGACCAGGTTGGGCGGATAAGCGTGTTCATGCCGCTGCCCGTGGCCCGGGAAATCGGGGGGGCCGGCCTGGCCCTGGTCCTGAGCTGCCCTGACGCCACTGTGGCCATCCCGGCCGGTGCTCTGGAAGACGTGGTCAAGTCTGCGGTGGAGGGGGAGGGAGTAGAAATATCGCTGGAAGAAAAGGACGCTAGTTCCCTCGCCTTATTCGCCGGCGCCCGCCCGCTCCTGCCTCGGAGTTTCTACCTTAGCCTGGGCACCATCACTCCTGCCGGCGAGCGGCACCGGCCCGGGGCTTTCGCCGAGCCGCTGGCCATCACCCTGCTCCTGCCGGAAGAAGTTGGCCTCGCCAGCCTTGACCCCGCGCGCCTGGCCGGATACTGCCGAAACGAGCGGGGAGGCTGGGCCTTCCTGGGCGGCAAACTGGATCCGGATGCCCGAACCTTCCGCTGCGCGGTGCCACAGCCCGGCCTCGTTTTGCTGGCCGAGTACCGCCTCCCCTTCCGGGACTTGGGACAACACCAGGCAAGAGCAGAGGTGGAAGAGTTGGCCCGGCGGCTGGTAGTGAGGGGTGCGAGCGCCGAACGTTTCGCACCAGAGGCAGCAATCACCCGCGCCCAGTTCGTGGCTCTCCTGACAAGAGCCTTCAGCCTTCCGGAGGAGACGGCCCCGGCGCCCGTTTTTGCCGACCTGCCCCAGGGCCACTGGGCCCGGGCGGCGGCAGAGGCCGCCTACCGGGCGGGCCTGGTGCAGGGCGACGGCCGAGGAGGTTTTGCGCCCGAGCGGACCCTCACCCGGGAGGAAATGGCGGTCATGCTGGCCCGGGTCATAGGCCGCTATGGTCCGGCGGGGGCGGAGGCGCCGGCGACGGACGAGGTGCTGGCAGGATACACGGACGCAGGTATGGTCTCCGCCTGGGCCAAGGAAGCAGTAGCCCTCGCGGTTGGGAGCGGGCTGCTGAAGGGCCGATCCGCCGCAGAGCTTGCGCCCCAGGGGCAGAGCACCCGGGCGGAGGCGGCTAAGGCCGTTTACGACCTCCTTCGGGCTCTCGGACGGATCTGA
- a CDS encoding DUF4430 domain-containing protein, whose protein sequence is MTAAVAVVGGQGELLFGPAEVKIDPDNPWGATALGALEATGLPYQMSARFPELVETIAGQSNRGASGWMYQVNGEVPMLSAARHPVRHGDRIIWWYSRDLAQPPPAWEALTDDN, encoded by the coding sequence GTGACCGCGGCCGTGGCGGTGGTGGGCGGGCAGGGCGAGCTGCTGTTCGGGCCCGCCGAGGTGAAGATCGACCCCGATAACCCTTGGGGCGCCACCGCCCTAGGCGCACTGGAGGCCACCGGCCTGCCCTACCAGATGTCTGCCCGCTTCCCGGAGCTGGTGGAAACCATCGCCGGGCAGAGTAACCGTGGAGCTTCAGGCTGGATGTACCAGGTAAACGGAGAGGTACCCATGCTCTCGGCGGCAAGGCACCCGGTGCGGCACGGGGACCGCATCATATGGTGGTACAGCCGGGACCTGGCACAACCCCCGCCCGCCTGGGAGGCGCTGACGGACGACAACTGA
- a CDS encoding stalk domain-containing protein, with amino-acid sequence MKRILGALLLLVLLTYLAPSARADSAVNRALAQARDYLLETERNRGALSPWSYVALAVCGEPLSAARVGRTLQSLEGQETTTRALLILTLLAAGQNPSDYQGRNLVAELAAAQLPSGKFADHLLEGGERLVNAHLWAILALKAAGEPLPRPEAARRWLIERQHPDGSFHWDALNSDTADVDTTGMALMALAALGETPESPAVQRAVEYLKTAQLPDGAFSSWGAENAESCSAVILGLVALGLDPQGADFRKPEGDPVTALLRFQLPGGAFEHVRGGGANEMATQQALLALSAMRQPEALRSWLLGTPVSAPVSSPTPCSQGFQVRFRLGRNHYTMIREGREESHQFEPGAAPFVQDGRTLVPVRFLALALGVPEEGIRFEAAPRQVTLIKGHTRLTLVIGRPLLLVNGQLQALDVAPVVRNGRTYLPARYVAEGLGCRVTWEPSRGEIVITAE; translated from the coding sequence TTGAAACGGATACTTGGTGCCTTGTTGCTGCTGGTGCTGCTGACTTATTTGGCGCCTTCCGCCCGGGCCGATTCAGCGGTCAACCGGGCGCTGGCGCAGGCAAGAGATTATCTGCTGGAAACGGAAAGAAACCGGGGAGCGCTTTCTCCTTGGAGCTACGTGGCGCTGGCCGTCTGCGGCGAGCCCCTGAGCGCGGCCAGGGTAGGCCGGACGCTGCAATCTCTGGAAGGCCAGGAGACCACCACCCGCGCACTGTTGATCCTCACTCTTCTAGCAGCGGGGCAAAACCCTTCTGACTACCAGGGCAGAAACCTGGTGGCCGAACTGGCCGCCGCCCAGCTCCCTTCGGGCAAGTTTGCCGACCACCTACTGGAAGGGGGCGAGAGGCTGGTGAACGCGCACCTCTGGGCGATACTGGCCCTCAAGGCTGCCGGAGAGCCCCTGCCCCGGCCCGAGGCGGCCCGCAGGTGGCTGATCGAGCGCCAGCACCCGGACGGTTCTTTCCACTGGGACGCCCTCAACTCCGATACGGCGGACGTGGACACCACCGGCATGGCGCTCATGGCCCTGGCTGCCCTGGGAGAAACTCCCGAGAGCCCGGCGGTTCAAAGGGCGGTAGAGTACCTGAAGACCGCGCAGCTTCCCGACGGCGCCTTTTCCTCCTGGGGAGCGGAGAACGCCGAGTCCTGCAGCGCCGTCATCTTGGGATTGGTGGCACTAGGCCTGGACCCGCAGGGTGCGGACTTCCGCAAGCCGGAAGGCGACCCGGTCACCGCCCTCCTGCGCTTTCAGCTGCCCGGCGGCGCCTTTGAGCACGTAAGAGGCGGCGGCGCCAACGAGATGGCCACCCAGCAGGCCCTCCTGGCCCTGTCCGCCATGCGCCAGCCGGAGGCCCTCCGGAGCTGGCTCCTGGGCACTCCCGTCTCGGCGCCTGTCTCCTCTCCCACTCCTTGCTCACAAGGGTTTCAGGTCCGGTTCCGGTTGGGCCGGAACCACTACACAATGATACGGGAAGGAAGAGAAGAGAGTCACCAATTCGAGCCCGGCGCCGCGCCCTTCGTACAGGACGGGCGGACTCTGGTCCCGGTGCGCTTCCTGGCCCTCGCCCTGGGTGTGCCGGAAGAGGGTATCCGGTTTGAAGCCGCGCCTCGGCAGGTAACCCTGATCAAAGGGCACACCCGCCTGACGCTGGTCATTGGAAGGCCGCTCCTATTGGTAAACGGACAGCTCCAGGCCCTGGACGTGGCGCCGGTGGTGCGAAACGGCCGCACCTACCTTCCCGCCCGCTACGTGGCCGAAGGCCTGGGCTGCCGTGTAACCTGGGAGCCCTCGAGGGGCGAAATAGTGATCACCGCCGAGTGA
- a CDS encoding energy-coupling factor transporter transmembrane protein EcfT, translated as MFERLFYEPKDVLLQRLHTATLLAYCGSLAGLALVFSHPLYLLAVLAAGALGVTAAQAVAKWRFYLRLGLWTAGLMLLINAAASPGGATVILRAGPARVSLEALVYGAIVGMRLLGVLTAFCVASTTLHPDRLLGIFSRWAYRSSLVLSLATRSLPNVACELVRAREALQVRGVNLEGGSLRSRLDKAGWLLDVLLVSCLEGALETAEALQARGLGCGPRSHFRREVLRPRDASVLAGVGLSLTLSSYALLTGAAGYACYPRLAPLDHNDFWLPMAVLAGLSLPAILSWGWQYWPYLRSKI; from the coding sequence TTGTTCGAGCGCCTTTTCTACGAGCCCAAAGACGTGCTGCTGCAGCGCCTGCACACCGCGACTCTCCTTGCCTACTGCGGGAGCCTGGCGGGTCTGGCCCTGGTTTTCTCCCACCCGCTTTACCTGCTGGCGGTGCTGGCCGCCGGCGCCCTGGGGGTAACCGCCGCCCAGGCAGTCGCCAAGTGGCGGTTTTACCTCCGCTTAGGGCTGTGGACCGCCGGGCTAATGCTCTTGATCAATGCCGCGGCCTCGCCGGGCGGTGCGACGGTCATCCTCCGTGCCGGACCGGCGAGGGTCTCGTTGGAAGCCCTGGTCTACGGGGCGATCGTGGGAATGAGGCTTCTGGGGGTACTCACCGCCTTCTGCGTAGCCAGCACCACCCTGCACCCCGACCGGCTCTTGGGCATCTTTTCGCGCTGGGCCTACCGTTCCTCGCTGGTGCTGTCCCTTGCCACCCGCTCCCTGCCCAACGTCGCCTGCGAATTGGTGCGTGCACGGGAGGCCCTCCAGGTGCGGGGAGTGAACCTGGAGGGAGGGAGCCTTCGAAGTCGGCTGGATAAGGCCGGTTGGCTGCTGGACGTGCTGCTGGTTTCCTGCTTGGAAGGCGCGCTAGAAACCGCCGAGGCCCTCCAGGCCCGGGGGCTGGGGTGCGGCCCCCGCAGTCACTTCCGGCGGGAAGTTCTCCGGCCCCGGGACGCCTCGGTGCTGGCCGGCGTGGGGCTGAGCCTCACCCTTTCCTCCTACGCCCTGCTCACCGGGGCCGCCGGTTACGCCTGTTACCCGCGACTGGCGCCCCTAGACCACAATGACTTCTGGCTGCCGATGGCGGTGCTTGCCGGACTCTCCCTGCCGGCCATTCTGAGTTGGGGGTGGCAGTATTGGCCCTATTTGCGATCGAAGATCTGA
- a CDS encoding ATP-binding cassette domain-containing protein gives MALFAIEDLSYWYPQTDRPALAGISLTIEEGEMVVLAGGSGSGKSTLARLLAGLSPRFYGGRQQGRVLFRGKDLRALDPRYLAGRVGLVFQDPEKQLVMTSVEAEIVFGPENLGLPPSEIGRRLAEVTGFLGLTHLKGEFTGNLSGGQKQKLALAAVLAMQPEVLILDEPTSQLDPVAAEEFLHLVERLNREMGCTVVLVEHRLERCLHLADRLVVLEGGKIVACAPPADLARRQDDRLLPFLPPVTRLFAALGAARIPLTVKEARRELPALLSRRPEPGSVPDDNPFPSPGATGIAVQRYAVSCDSGGGEDAASPSSFPDRQPPGLSPVLAELHGVWFAYPNGHEALKDVGLVIRGGELTALLGENAAGKTTLLKLIAGLLRPARGKVRTTGEGIGLAAGVAYLSQDPNDYLFRDTVEEELAFTLSALGRTDNGAVAATLDRLGLASLRHRYPRELSAGERQRVALALLLVAGPRLLLLDEPTRGMDACLKERLGAWLREIVAEGRGVVLVTHDTEFAARYADRVVMMSDGAVVADGPAAEVLASSLFYCPQIGRLFRGEKTAVLTVEEALRWFGRGERECICGTTGVSSQTT, from the coding sequence TTGGCCCTATTTGCGATCGAAGATCTGAGCTACTGGTATCCGCAGACCGATCGACCCGCCCTGGCCGGCATCAGTCTGACCATTGAAGAGGGGGAAATGGTGGTGCTGGCCGGGGGATCGGGATCGGGCAAGTCCACCCTGGCGCGCTTGTTGGCCGGGCTGTCTCCACGGTTTTACGGCGGCCGGCAGCAAGGAAGGGTGCTTTTCCGGGGGAAAGACCTGCGGGCGCTCGATCCCCGTTACCTCGCCGGGCGGGTAGGCCTGGTGTTTCAGGACCCGGAAAAGCAGCTGGTCATGACCTCGGTGGAAGCTGAAATCGTATTCGGGCCGGAGAACCTGGGGCTGCCCCCGTCGGAGATCGGGCGGCGGCTGGCCGAGGTAACCGGCTTCCTGGGACTGACCCACCTCAAGGGGGAATTCACCGGCAACCTGTCGGGTGGCCAAAAGCAGAAGCTGGCCCTGGCGGCGGTGCTGGCCATGCAGCCGGAGGTGCTGATTCTGGACGAGCCCACCTCCCAACTCGACCCGGTGGCGGCGGAGGAGTTCCTGCACTTGGTAGAACGCCTCAATCGGGAAATGGGCTGCACGGTGGTGCTGGTGGAGCACCGGCTGGAGCGATGCCTGCACCTGGCCGACCGGCTGGTAGTGCTGGAGGGTGGGAAGATCGTGGCCTGCGCCCCGCCGGCAGATCTGGCCCGCCGGCAGGATGACCGCCTTCTTCCCTTCCTGCCGCCGGTAACCCGGCTGTTCGCCGCCCTGGGAGCCGCCCGGATACCGCTTACGGTAAAGGAGGCCCGGCGGGAGTTGCCGGCTCTCCTGTCCCGGCGACCCGAACCCGGTTCCGTTCCGGACGATAACCCCTTTCCATCGCCCGGTGCGACCGGTATAGCCGTTCAACGCTACGCCGTCAGCTGCGATTCAGGCGGGGGCGAGGACGCCGCCTCCCCTTCCTCTTTCCCGGACCGCCAGCCGCCGGGCCTGTCTCCGGTTCTGGCCGAACTCCACGGCGTCTGGTTCGCCTACCCCAACGGCCACGAGGCGCTCAAGGACGTGGGTCTGGTGATCCGTGGCGGCGAGCTGACGGCCCTTCTGGGGGAGAACGCCGCCGGCAAGACCACCCTCCTGAAGCTGATCGCCGGGCTGTTGCGACCGGCACGAGGAAAGGTGCGGACAACGGGGGAAGGCATTGGTCTGGCCGCCGGCGTGGCCTACCTTTCCCAGGACCCTAACGACTATCTATTTCGGGACACGGTAGAGGAAGAGCTCGCCTTTACCCTGTCGGCTCTGGGCCGGACGGACAACGGCGCCGTAGCCGCCACCTTGGACAGGTTGGGCTTGGCCTCCCTGCGCCACCGTTACCCCCGGGAACTCAGCGCCGGCGAGCGCCAGCGCGTGGCTCTGGCCCTGCTGCTGGTAGCCGGGCCACGGCTCTTGCTGTTGGACGAGCCCACGCGGGGAATGGACGCGTGCCTGAAGGAGAGGCTCGGTGCCTGGCTGCGGGAGATAGTGGCGGAAGGAAGGGGGGTGGTACTGGTCACCCACGATACCGAGTTTGCCGCCCGCTACGCCGATCGGGTGGTAATGATGAGCGACGGTGCGGTGGTGGCCGACGGCCCGGCGGCGGAAGTATTGGCCTCCTCCCTATTCTACTGCCCGCAAATAGGGCGGCTTTTCCGTGGGGAGAAGACCGCGGTCTTGACCGTAGAGGAAGCGTTACGGTGGTTTGGGAGAGGAGAGAGGGAATGCATATGCGGCACCACCGGCGTCAGCTCCCAAACTACCTAG
- a CDS encoding ECF transporter S component has product MRHHRRQLPNYLALPAVAGGLLLLAFTSMDWGLAGFLLATAAPVLAGWIWEARALSAGELSLAATLGTLAALSRVPFAALPSVQPTTFLVICAGLVFGPSTGFMVGSTAALVSNFFLGHGPWTPFQMLAWGLAGASAGWLARLQPNPSRTGLAVFGLAWGYVFGLLMNLWFWAAFLPATGLSGFLAASAASFPFDTAHALSNLGLFLIAGPRVLRHLCRFRNRLRISYGPPGYL; this is encoded by the coding sequence ATGCGGCACCACCGGCGTCAGCTCCCAAACTACCTAGCGCTTCCGGCCGTAGCCGGCGGCCTGCTCCTCCTGGCTTTTACTTCCATGGACTGGGGCCTGGCGGGCTTTCTCCTGGCCACGGCGGCACCGGTCCTGGCCGGATGGATCTGGGAGGCCAGGGCGCTTTCCGCGGGGGAACTGAGCCTTGCGGCCACGTTGGGAACACTCGCTGCCCTCAGCCGCGTGCCCTTCGCCGCCCTGCCCAGCGTGCAGCCCACGACCTTCCTGGTGATTTGCGCCGGTCTGGTCTTCGGCCCTTCGACCGGCTTCATGGTGGGCTCCACCGCAGCCCTGGTCTCCAACTTCTTCCTGGGCCACGGTCCCTGGACGCCCTTTCAGATGCTGGCCTGGGGTTTGGCCGGCGCCAGCGCCGGCTGGCTGGCGCGTCTGCAACCCAACCCAAGCCGGACGGGGCTCGCCGTCTTCGGCTTGGCATGGGGCTATGTGTTCGGACTGCTGATGAATCTCTGGTTTTGGGCCGCCTTCCTACCTGCTACGGGGCTCTCCGGCTTTCTCGCCGCCAGCGCCGCCAGTTTTCCCTTCGATACCGCCCATGCCCTTAGCAATCTGGGCCTATTCCTGATCGCAGGACCGCGGGTACTCCGCCACCTGTGCCGGTTCCGTAACCGCCTACGGATCAGTTACGGCCCACCGGGGTATCTGTAA
- a CDS encoding S-layer homology domain-containing protein gives MGIAVGVAPDRFNRNGQVTRAEFTALLIRTLGIAETKPAAASFKDMSPDASYFGAVEAARAAGLVGSYPDGSFRPQASMTREEIAAMVVRALANAGKPLVVADPEAVLARFADKAAIGPWVREAGAQAAEASIVRGREGNRFAPKENTTRAEAVVMLRRLLVILGRIAG, from the coding sequence ATGGGCATTGCCGTCGGTGTGGCTCCCGATCGCTTCAACCGCAATGGCCAGGTTACTCGGGCGGAGTTCACTGCCCTCCTGATCAGGACCCTGGGCATCGCTGAGACCAAACCCGCCGCGGCGAGCTTCAAGGACATGAGCCCCGACGCCTCGTACTTTGGCGCGGTAGAGGCCGCTAGGGCCGCAGGCTTGGTGGGCAGCTATCCCGACGGGAGCTTCAGGCCCCAGGCCAGCATGACCCGCGAGGAGATCGCCGCGATGGTGGTGAGGGCTCTTGCCAACGCTGGCAAGCCCCTCGTGGTGGCCGACCCTGAGGCGGTACTGGCCCGGTTCGCGGACAAGGCCGCCATCGGTCCGTGGGTGCGGGAGGCCGGGGCACAGGCCGCGGAGGCGAGCATCGTTAGAGGCCGGGAAGGCAACCGATTTGCCCCTAAGGAGAACACCACCCGGGCCGAGGCTGTGGTCATGCTGAGGCGCCTCTTGGTAATCCTGGGCCGGATCGCCGGCTAG